Genomic segment of Drosophila ananassae strain 14024-0371.13 chromosome 2L, ASM1763931v2, whole genome shotgun sequence:
TTGCCATTGTGCCAAGCAACACAGATAAATGGTTTATTTTTACATAATggtattttgaaattttttcgctTGAACAGATAGTTAAATAATTCATGCtagtatttaaaatttaaaggtaGACATTGAATAATGACAGTACATCAATGACTGCAAATagagaatttaaaatatttatttaaatatatcataataataatttcatcATATATGATTGAACTTTGGTATTTTgcttttatattaataattataatatataatattataatatattataatatattataatattatttatttattattatttttattataaagcaaTAATTGTCAAGTAAATCATAATAattggtttaaaaataaacaagagttTCATTTGTTGTACTCGTTGGGTTGAAAATGTTCTAGCCATATAGTAGTCCCACTCGCACCCATCCTCACCACGGACCCGAACAATTAAAATCTGGGGGACTGTGTGCTGTGCTGTGCGGCCAGCGATGCGCATGAACATAAggtttagtttagtttatgTTGCATGTGTGCTGCACATGTGCAGCTCAGCCACCTGCAACCCGCAGGGGGGTGGTAATGGCGGACTAGCACCAGTCAGTCAGCTCTGGTTGCTGCCACATTGGGTTTAGTCTCAGTCCCGGATGAAGTGCTTCGCCTTCGCAAAGTCTAACTTCTAACTTTGCTGAAGTCGTCTGTGGAAATATAGTCCTTttgataattatataattgtaATTGGTAATTGAATTAGTAATGTGAATACATTTTATTACAGAAATCTTACAGAATTTACATTTATTCTGTGCGGAAACTATTAAAGTTACTTTTTCTATATAGAACATCAATCAAGAATGTAAAAATGGTCAGTCCTctttaaaattaaagtaaattCCTGAGGAAATGCCCAAACTTGTTGTCAAATTTCGGCTACTAGCAAAGTACCATTTAATCAAAAGTAAGTAATCCCCAGAGGGAAGGGGAACTGGGATATCCTTTGCAGTTACGTGGAGATTTAGTATATAAACAGGGCCCTGCAAATAGAGTAAAACGATCGATTTTAAGCTTTATAGcttatttttaataacttaCCGAATAGGGACAGGAATGATTGAAATTAGAATTGTCCTTAAACAAGTTGTAGACGATGGCAGCCACTGGTACATAGGGATTTCGCATGAATCTGCAACCATCCAAGGTCATATTATACAGCCAAGGCTTCCAGCCATtagctttttttaatatttgcacgtgaattttaattttgtttacaGTTTTCAGGAGGGTTCCGTTAAAATTGAGTGTGGTCTTGTCCCTTCGAATGGCCTTTAGCCGACATTGGTAAATCTCCAACCAAGATGGGTCCAGTAAGTCGCACACtaaattggtaaacttaaatTTGGATGCATTCTTGTACCGAAATacactttttttatatttaattcgaATTAAAAGAATATTGTGGGCTAACTTACGATTTTGTATTGATCGGCTACAAAATATAATGCCAGAAGGAGAACCAAACTTTTCGTACACGTTCCCATTGTGCCAAGCAACACAGATATGAATGGTTTTTTTATGGTTTATGGTGtgttttgacattttttcGCTTGAACAGATGCTTAAATAATTCATGCtggtatttaaaaatttaagttAGACGTTGGATAATGACAGTACATCAATTACTGCAAATTGaggatttaaaatatttattttaatatatcataataataatctCATCATATATGATTGAACTTTGGTCTTTTGCTTTtgtattaataattatattatattatattataatataatatatttattattatttttattataaagctATAATTGTCAAGTAAATAATAGTAattggtttaaaaataaaaaggatttGTATTCGTTGTGATGAAAATGTTCTAGCCATATAGTAGTCCCAATCGCACCCATCCTCACATTAGAACACGAACTAAACAAGTTCAGGAGAATGGCTGGCAACAATTAACCCATTCAATAGGCTCCACAGTCCATTTGGAGGTAAAACCACGGACCCAAACAATGGAAATCTGGGGGACTGTGTGCTGTGCTGTGCGGCCAGCGATGCGCATGAACATAaagtttagtttagtttatgTTGCATGTGTGCTGCACATGTGCAGCTCAGCCACCTGCAACCCGCAGGGGGGTGGTAATGGTGGACTAGCACCAGTCAGTCAGCTCTGGTTGCTGCCACATTGGGTTTAGTCTCAGTCCCGGATGAAGTGCTTCCACTGGCAGCTGCTGCGGCTACCGAACTCACTTGTACCCGCCACACATCATACAAACGACGACATTAGCCCCGAAACCTTAACAACAATGGAAAATGGGCCTACGCATGCCGCCTTGATTTCTGTTTACATTCTGGtacactgtaaaaaaaaaaactatactaTAAAGTAGTCTTGGAGTTGGCAATAAAAGTTTATGTTTTTTACAAGAAATTTAAGTAAATCCCTTCAAGTTCTCTAAATATTAAGGTCAATGTCTGGTCTTCTTTAGAGATACAAGACTTCTACTCCATCATAACAAATTAAACATTCTGTCACGCCTTGAAACAAACTCGATTTATTAAGCCCAACTTTATCCATGtatgcaattttaattttttgccacAGAATGTTCTTTGGCAACCCTTTTCTCATtcaattcgattttttttctgtaaGTTTTTGGGGCTGGCCTGTGGGGCGTGTCCCATGGTTTTGGGTTTTGACTTTTGGTGGGTGTGTacgaatttaaatttttaacatGTAACtcatttttaatgcaaataaaataatttttcgtCGGCCGTGGTGTGCTGTTGAGGTTGTTGGCTGGCACGCGAAATGGGTCAGCCGGGAGGGAAATAAGTGAGCGTGTGCCAGGTCGAGGGATTGATTAAATAAACCACCTATAGTTGGTAATATTAATGAAGAAATTCGAGTGTCCGACACTGGGAGTTCGAGTGGAGTTTCGAGTGTGTCCGGGGGCGTTCGAGAGCTAATGAAGCGGAGTTCAGAGATCAGTTTCCGTTCGGCAGGGGCTTGAAACAAGATACTGCTTcaaacaacagaaaaaacaaaatgttaaAGTAAGCAAAATCAAAATACTCGTACAACACAGATGGCAAAACAATTTGCTGGCAATTCCAGGCAGCAAACAGCAGTTGGCCTAACATGCAACGTGTATCTAAgcgatacagatacaaatacgcCAAAATTGAAATCAAATTGGCGGATAGAGCCatagccagagccagagctaGAGCTTGGGCCTTAGAATGCAATTGTTTGCTTTGCTTACTTGACTCGGCATTGGTTTTCCTTTCATTCGCTTGATTTTTCGCAATTTTCCTGCTGATTTAGCAAATTTTGCTGATTTTTCCAGGCCCCCCTCCGGCATTGTAGCAAGTTGTGGCTGCAAATGGAGATAGAGCCATGCATGTCACAAGCAAACAGTTACAAATTGCAACTCAATGCAAGAAGAATGTGCCATGATAAGTCAATAACTATTATTAACACAAACCGCGCAGTAACTCACAGGTTCCCatacagatgcagatacacagatactgTAGATACTGATACTGTACATTTTCAATTGCCGCTGATTATATCTTTGTGGAGCGAAAGTGCATTTGGGTCTTATCGATATTGAAATGTTAATGAACTGAAAATTTTGCGTGTCGAATTGTCGAACAGTTCGCGCTGGGTATATGGGTATATGGTATGTTGTTAGATCGCCGCTCAGATCGCGGCACCGTGATAATTGCCCGGACTATGTACAATGATATACCACTAACATGCCGAGATTGCTGGTAGTGCCACTGTGATTGGAAAGGCAACAACGATAGACAACAAAGACCAAGACCAAATCACAGCCAAAACTGAAAACCCAGTCAAGACTTCACTTCACACTTTACTTTCCATTTTctgccttttattttttgtattttttttttctgacggccacgctttaaaaatatttcaattaatgcaagaaaacaacaaaaatcgaGTGGGCCAAGTTAGAAATTGAGTCGTGGCTGCAACAAAGGGTAAAAATAGATTTTCCATTTGCATTTTCTACATTTCAATCATTTGGTCACGGCATCCATAGAATTGCTATTCACTTTTTCATTTACTTGCTGATTTTTGATTTCAATGTTGAGCTAAAAATATGCCACAAATTGCCAACAGTTGCAGTTCATTATTTCGTATTTTAAGTTGGTTTTGACTTTAAATAAACAGAAAagcttaaatataattttttaaatgcataAGCTTATTTATAGTTTAATATTCAATCTAACGTAATTTTAACAAACTTTTTCATAATTACTTCTAATGGAAAATTGATCGATTTTTGATGGAAATGtcatttatttaataacataTGCATTCACAAAGCTCAGATGTGTACTTATCCCCCAAGTGAAACAATATAATGTGGTTTCGCGTTTTCATTGGAATTTTGGGAGCTCTTTTTATAATACTGCTTCCCCAAAATGTAAGGCTATTGAGCATAAGTGGAGTATCCTTTACTTATGACATCTTTCAGGAAgcaattgtttttaaattcaCTAACGTCGTTTGCAAGAGTCACAACCAGTCGTGGATTGTAATTCATCATTGTCGGTTGAAGGCAGTTAGCCGCGAGAGGGTTGTGCTTAACATAAATGCAACGGCTCTTCACCCGGCCAAGGATGTAACCTGTAAAGTAATGGTCTTCAAAAAGGCCAATGGCTATAAGCCATGGATACTACAAGGAACCATCGACGTCTGCCGATATTTGCGCAAGCCTTATAGTGCCTTCGCAAAAATAATCTTCGATCTGTTTCAGGAATTTTCAAACATAAATCACACCTGTCCGTTTGTGGTATTTGAGTTAATTTGTTGATTATGCTGATTTAGTAACTGACTAACTATAT
This window contains:
- the LOC123256998 gene encoding uncharacterized protein LOC123256998, encoding MGTCTKSLVLLLALYFVADQYKINASKFKFTNLVCDLLDPSWLEIYQCRLKAIRRDKTTLNFNGTLLKTVNKIKIHVQILKKANGWKPWLYNMTLDGCRFMRNPYVPVAAIVYNLFKDNSNFNHSCPYSGPVYILNLHVTAKDIPVPLPSGDYLLLIKWYFASSRNLTTSLGISSGIYFNFKED